A genomic stretch from Kribbella amoyensis includes:
- a CDS encoding universal stress protein, whose product MTTIVVGYVPKAEGRAALRRAAEEAKLRSAKLVVVNSHRGGRSFDSDEAAASDAALREVREQLDSTGVPYEVRQLVRGLDPAEDLVAVAEQVQAEFIVIGLRRRSPVGKLILGSNAQRVLLDAPCPVLAVKAEEGED is encoded by the coding sequence ATGACGACCATCGTCGTGGGATATGTGCCGAAGGCCGAAGGGCGAGCAGCTCTTCGGCGTGCGGCCGAGGAGGCGAAGCTCCGCTCCGCCAAGTTGGTGGTGGTGAACTCGCACCGGGGCGGCCGCAGCTTCGACAGCGACGAGGCCGCGGCCAGTGACGCCGCGCTCAGAGAAGTACGCGAACAACTCGACTCGACCGGTGTGCCGTACGAGGTACGGCAACTGGTGCGGGGACTCGATCCGGCGGAGGACCTGGTGGCCGTCGCCGAACAAGTGCAGGCCGAGTTCATCGTGATCGGCCTGCGGCGCCGATCCCCGGTCGGCAAGCTCATCCTCGGCAGCAACGCCCAGCGGGTGCTGCTCGACGCTCCGTGTCCGGTGCTGGCCGTCAAGGCCGAGGAAGGGGAGGACTGA
- a CDS encoding DNA polymerase IV → MRADPSILHVDLDAFFAAVEQRDKPSLRGKPVVVGGIGLRGVVSTASYEARRYGVRSAMSTAEARSRCPHAAYLGTRFEVYRETSQAVMAQMRALSPLVEPLSLDEAFVDLAAAGLHDLTVEDVHAIGMDLKEAIREASGGLTASVGAGTSKLIAKIASDLDKPDGIVVVPAGTEAEFLAPMQVTVIPGVGPATAQRLGLIGVRTVAELQQLSEEELVRQVGVAHGSSLHRLAVAADARAVVSDRETKSISVEDTFETDLIDRSLLAAISDRMAHRVAERLQKAQLSGRTVTVKTRMHDFTTHTRSSTLAGPTDDSRVIARVARRLLEDSDVSGGIRLLGVGVSSLADWIQDDLFTESEDVPIDLAVLPERPRERLTGYYPGQDVVHAQHGAGWVWGSGRGRVTVRFETATTPAGPVRTFAVDDPELTRLERVVAEEDSSSTGTA, encoded by the coding sequence GTGCGTGCCGATCCCTCCATCCTGCATGTCGACCTGGACGCGTTCTTCGCGGCGGTCGAGCAGCGGGACAAACCGTCGCTGCGGGGCAAACCCGTCGTCGTCGGCGGGATCGGGCTCCGCGGTGTCGTGTCCACGGCGTCGTACGAGGCGCGCAGGTACGGCGTCCGCTCGGCGATGTCGACCGCGGAGGCCAGGTCGCGCTGCCCGCACGCGGCGTACCTCGGCACCCGGTTCGAGGTCTATCGGGAGACCAGCCAGGCCGTGATGGCGCAGATGCGGGCGCTGTCGCCGTTGGTCGAGCCGCTGTCGCTGGACGAGGCGTTCGTCGATCTCGCCGCGGCCGGGCTGCACGACCTGACCGTCGAGGACGTGCACGCGATCGGTATGGACCTGAAGGAGGCGATCCGGGAAGCGAGCGGCGGCCTCACCGCCTCGGTCGGCGCGGGCACGTCGAAGCTCATCGCCAAGATCGCCAGCGACCTGGACAAGCCGGACGGCATCGTGGTGGTCCCGGCCGGCACCGAGGCGGAGTTCCTCGCGCCGATGCAGGTGACCGTGATACCCGGTGTCGGTCCCGCGACCGCGCAACGACTCGGCCTGATCGGTGTCCGGACCGTCGCCGAGTTGCAGCAGTTGAGTGAGGAGGAGTTGGTCCGCCAGGTCGGCGTCGCCCACGGCAGCAGCCTGCACCGGCTCGCCGTCGCGGCCGACGCCCGCGCCGTGGTGAGCGATCGGGAGACCAAGTCGATCAGCGTCGAGGACACGTTCGAGACCGACCTGATCGACCGGTCCTTGCTGGCGGCAATCAGCGACCGGATGGCGCACCGCGTCGCCGAGCGGCTGCAGAAGGCGCAACTGTCCGGCCGGACCGTGACGGTGAAGACGCGGATGCACGACTTCACCACGCACACCCGCTCGTCCACCCTGGCCGGTCCGACCGACGACAGCCGGGTGATCGCCCGGGTCGCGCGCCGGCTGCTCGAGGACAGCGACGTCTCGGGTGGGATCCGGCTGCTCGGCGTCGGCGTCTCGTCCCTGGCCGACTGGATCCAGGACGACCTGTTCACCGAGTCCGAGGACGTGCCGATCGACCTCGCGGTCCTTCCCGAGCGACCCCGCGAGCGGCTCACCGGGTACTACCCGGGCCAGGACGTGGTGCACGCACAGCACGGTGCGGGCTGGGTCTGGGGTTCGGGTCGTGGACGGGTGACGGTTCGCTTCGAGACCGCGACGACGCCGGCCGGGCCGGTCCGTACGTTCGCTGTGGACGACCCGGAGCTCACCCGGTTGGAGCGAGTTGTGGCCGAGGAGGACAGCTCTTCTACTGGTACGGCCTGA
- a CDS encoding HhH-GPD-type base excision DNA repair protein encodes MTSTRSRKLCLAQQPDADEMLSRDPFALMIGMLLDQQIPMERAFAGPVLIAKRMQGAFDPCTVAAYDPDGFVEVVAGPPAVHRFPTAMAARIQTLAKHLDEEYGGNASAVWSDVKSGDDLLARLSALPGFGAQKAKIFVALLGKQLKVRPRGWREASEPYGEDGAFKSVADVIDVASLVKVRQFKQAQQVAQQRVVARPLRQTRNS; translated from the coding sequence GTGACTTCGACTCGCAGCAGGAAGCTGTGCCTGGCCCAGCAGCCGGACGCCGACGAGATGCTGAGCCGGGACCCGTTCGCGCTGATGATCGGCATGTTGCTGGACCAGCAGATCCCGATGGAGCGAGCCTTCGCCGGACCGGTCCTGATCGCCAAGCGGATGCAGGGCGCCTTCGACCCCTGCACGGTCGCCGCCTACGACCCGGACGGGTTCGTCGAGGTGGTCGCCGGCCCGCCCGCCGTGCATCGGTTTCCGACCGCGATGGCCGCCCGGATCCAGACCCTGGCCAAGCACCTGGACGAGGAGTACGGCGGTAACGCCTCGGCGGTCTGGTCCGATGTGAAGTCCGGGGACGACCTGCTCGCCAGGCTGTCGGCCCTGCCCGGGTTCGGCGCGCAGAAGGCGAAGATCTTCGTCGCGCTGCTCGGCAAGCAGCTCAAGGTCCGGCCGCGCGGCTGGCGGGAGGCGTCCGAGCCGTACGGCGAGGACGGCGCCTTCAAGTCCGTCGCGGACGTGATCGACGTGGCGTCCTTGGTGAAAGTGAGGCAGTTCAAGCAGGCCCAGCAGGTTGCTCAGCAGCGGGTGGTGGCGCGCCCGTTACGGCAGACCCGGAACAGTTGA
- a CDS encoding glutamate--cysteine ligase, with product MGEEVDKVEFTRADRTAFRHQVHRNLDAFARMLRESRFEAERPMTGIEIELNLVDDRSDPAMKNTEVLSAIEDDAFQTELGQFNVEINVPPGQIDGAGLEAMEKSIRGSLNAAEEKAARTGSSMVVIGILPTLLTEHIRRDALSTNPRYALLNDQIFAARGEDVQISIDGVERLKVTADSILPEAACTSTQFHLQVTPEAFPRYWNAAQAIAGVQLAIGANSPFLFGKELMRETRIALFEQAADTRTHELKTQGVRPRVWFGERWITSIFDLFEENSRYYPALLPVTSDEDPIAVLDRGDTPALAELRLHNGTIYRWNRPVYDVVREKPHLRVENRVLPAGPTVVDTMANGAFYFGLVRALADDERPIWSQMSFSAAEENFHEAARQGIDAEVFWPGVGTARATELVLRRLLPLASRGLDAWEVDPAVRDRLLGIIEQRCLTHRNGAAWQADEFHRLYTKGSHGRRDALRGMLGRYRDHMHANTPVHEWPVD from the coding sequence ATGGGCGAGGAAGTCGACAAGGTCGAGTTCACCCGGGCCGACCGGACCGCGTTCCGGCATCAGGTCCACCGCAACCTGGACGCGTTCGCGCGGATGTTGCGCGAGTCCCGGTTCGAGGCCGAGCGGCCGATGACGGGGATCGAGATCGAGCTGAACCTGGTGGACGACCGGTCCGACCCGGCGATGAAGAACACCGAGGTGCTCAGCGCGATCGAGGACGACGCGTTCCAGACCGAGCTCGGCCAGTTCAACGTGGAGATCAACGTGCCGCCCGGCCAGATCGACGGTGCCGGGCTGGAGGCGATGGAGAAGTCGATCCGGGGCAGCCTGAACGCCGCCGAGGAGAAGGCGGCCCGGACCGGTTCGTCGATGGTGGTGATCGGCATCCTGCCGACGTTGCTGACCGAGCACATCCGCCGCGACGCGCTCAGCACCAACCCCCGGTACGCGTTGCTCAACGACCAGATCTTCGCGGCCCGTGGTGAGGACGTGCAGATCTCGATCGACGGCGTCGAACGGCTGAAGGTCACCGCGGACAGCATCCTGCCCGAGGCGGCGTGTACGTCGACGCAGTTCCACCTGCAGGTGACGCCCGAGGCGTTCCCGCGGTACTGGAACGCGGCGCAGGCGATCGCCGGGGTCCAGCTCGCGATCGGGGCGAACTCGCCGTTCCTGTTCGGCAAGGAGCTGATGCGAGAGACCCGGATCGCGTTGTTCGAGCAGGCCGCGGACACCCGGACGCACGAGCTGAAGACGCAGGGGGTCCGGCCGCGGGTGTGGTTCGGCGAACGCTGGATCACCTCGATCTTCGACCTGTTCGAGGAGAACTCGCGGTACTACCCGGCGTTGTTGCCGGTGACGTCGGACGAGGATCCGATCGCCGTCCTGGATCGCGGCGACACCCCAGCTCTTGCGGAGCTCCGGCTGCACAACGGGACGATCTATCGCTGGAACCGCCCGGTCTACGACGTTGTCCGGGAGAAGCCGCATCTGCGGGTGGAGAACAGAGTGCTGCCGGCCGGCCCGACCGTCGTCGACACGATGGCCAACGGCGCCTTCTACTTCGGCCTGGTCCGCGCGCTCGCCGACGACGAACGGCCGATCTGGTCGCAGATGTCGTTCAGCGCCGCCGAGGAGAACTTCCACGAGGCGGCCCGGCAGGGGATCGACGCGGAGGTCTTCTGGCCCGGTGTCGGGACGGCCCGCGCGACCGAGCTGGTACTGCGCCGGCTGTTGCCGTTGGCATCACGCGGGCTGGACGCCTGGGAGGTCGACCCGGCGGTCCGCGACCGGCTGCTCGGCATCATCGAGCAGCGCTGCCTCACCCACCGCAACGGCGCCGCCTGGCAGGCCGACGAGTTCCACCGGCTCTACACGAAGGGATCGCACGGCCGCCGCGACGCGCTCCGCGGAATGCTGGGCCGCTACCGCGACCACATGCACGCGAACACCCCCGTCCACGAGTGGCCGGTCGACTGA
- a CDS encoding DUF6412 domain-containing protein yields MGQLIAAALSSAIAALDSPFLAAAVLTAAAVLLSALLVSRRSAPVLVPVRAVAARERSEQVAFLRLRDPGAPGRPRPRAPGQ; encoded by the coding sequence ATGGGCCAGCTGATCGCCGCCGCACTGTCGTCGGCGATCGCTGCCCTCGACTCGCCGTTCCTGGCCGCCGCCGTGCTCACGGCGGCGGCCGTTCTGTTGTCCGCCCTGCTTGTCTCCCGCCGCTCCGCACCGGTGCTGGTCCCGGTCCGCGCGGTCGCCGCGCGCGAGCGCTCCGAGCAGGTCGCGTTCCTGCGGCTGCGGGACCCCGGTGCGCCCGGGCGTCCACGTCCCCGAGCTCCCGGACAGTAG